Proteins found in one Rhinolophus ferrumequinum isolate MPI-CBG mRhiFer1 chromosome 9, mRhiFer1_v1.p, whole genome shotgun sequence genomic segment:
- the SAMD11 gene encoding sterile alpha motif domain-containing protein 11 has protein sequence MPAVKKELPGREDLALALATFHPTLAALPVAPLPGYLAPLPAVAALPPAASLPAATAGYEALLAPPLRAPRAYLSLHEAAPHFHLPRDPLALERFSGTATAAPDFQPLLDNGEPCIEVECGANRALLYVRKLCQGSKGPSIRHRGEWLTPNEFQFVSGRETAKDWKRSIRHKGKSLKTLMSKGILQVHPPICDCPGCRISSPVNRGRLADKRTLALPPARVLKKELTPSFSASDGDSDGSGPACGQQLGLKQENDAPVRIMKRRVHTHWDVNISFRETSCSQDSDLPTLVSSLCHGGHLVMPEHQSRCEFQRGGVDLGLGAAGDLLGKRLGRSPHISSDYPLEKKARSKSPQETLLLPELGPSMAPEDQYRRLVCALSEAGTLEDPQRLYHLGLPSHDFLRVRQEVAAAAAAVRSPGSLEVHLPSSTAGQRRKQGLAQLREGTAPAGTPSFSDRELSQPPPLLSSQNAPHIALGPHLRPPLLGVPSALCQSPGYGFLPPAQAEMLARQQELLRKQNLARLEMSAELLRQKELESAHRPQLLAPEAPLRPPDGVEELHRRGAMLVLRHSSTPLLALPPQGHPGPGPPTPPREPTRRVPRKGGGRLASTRPSEHEETTGAEHEPPKDSDGEDVEMLAVGGQGPTPGQATAGEPSSEGKGLLPGSVLPPPLPLGLPYAVSPYFHTGAMGGLFTDGEEATAPEDVSKWTVDDVCSFVGGLSGCGEYAPVFREQGIDGETLPLLTEEHLLTTMGLKLGPALKIRAQVAKRLGRVFYTASFPVALPLQPPTPRAPEPELLSGEQPLSPAMAPSPYAGRASPKQENGTMALLPGPADAPQPLC, from the exons ATGCCGGCGGTCAAGAAGGAGCTCCCAGGCCGCGAAGACCTGGCCCTGGCCCTCGCCACCTTCCACCCGACCCTGGCCGCCTTGCCAGTGGCGCCGCTGCCCGGCTACCTGGCGCCGCTGCCCGCCGTGGCCGCCCTGCCCCCTGCCGCCTCGCTCCCCGCTGCGACCGCCGGCTACGAGGCGCTGTTGGCTCCGCCGCTCCGCGCCCCGCGCGCCTACCTGAGCCTGCACGAGGCCGCCCCACACTTCCACCTGCCCCGGGACCCCCTGGCCCTCGAGCGCTTCTCGGGCACTGCGACCGCCGCTCCGGATTTCCAGCCGCTGCTGGACAACGGCGAGCCGTGCATCGAGGTGGAGTGCGGTGCCAACCGCGCGCTGCTCTACGTGCGCAAACTCTGCCAGGGCAGCAAGGGGCCGTCCATCCGCCACCGCGGCGAGTGGCTCACACCCAACGAGTTCCAGTTCGTCAGCGGCCGCGAGACGGCCAAGGACTGGAAACGCAGCATCCGCCACAAAG GGAAAAGTCTGAAGACGCTTATGTCCAAGGGGATTCTGCAGGTGCATCCTCCGATCTGCGACTGTCCGGGCTGTCGGATATCCTCCCCGGTG AACCGGGGGCGGTTGGCAGACAAGAGGACACTTGCCCTGCCCCCTGCGCGGGTTCTGAAGAAGGAACTGACCCCCAGCTTCTCAGCCAGTGATGGAGACAGTGATGGGAGTGGCCCGGCCTGTGGGCAGCAGCTGGGTTTGAAGCAGGAGAACGACGCTCCCGTTCGTATCATGAAGAGAAG AGTCCACACCCACTGGGACGTGAACATCTCCTTCCGAGAGACGTCCTGCAG CCAGGACAGCGACCTCCCCACCCTCGTCTCCAGCCTGTGTCACGGCGGCCACCTCGTTATGCCCGAGCATCAGAGCCGCTGTGAGTTCCAGAGAGGCGGCGTGGACCTCGGCCTGGGGGCCGCAG GTGACTTGTTGGGCAAGAGGCTGGGTCGCTCCCCCCACATCAGCAGTGACTACCCTTTGGAGAAGAAGGCGCGAAGCAAGTCTCCCCAAG AGACTCTGTTGCTGCCGGAACTAGGGCCCAGTATGGCCCCCGAGGACCAGTACCGCCGGCTGGTGTGTGCACTCAGTGAGGCGGGCACCTTGGAGGACCCCCAGCGTCTCTACCACCTGGGCCTCCCCAGCCATG ATTTCCTGAGAGTCCGGCaggaggtggcagcagcagcagcagccgtgAGGAGCCCCGGTAGTCTGGAGGTCCACCTGCCCTCGTCCACGGCAGGTCAACGTCGGAAGCAGGGCCTGGCTCAGCTCCGAGAGGGCACCGCTCCAGCTGGCACCCCGTCCTTCTCAGACAG GGAGCTGTCACAGCCGCCTCCCTTGCTGTCGTCTCAGAACGCCCCGCATATCGCCCTGGGCCCCCACCTCAGGCCTCCCCTTTTGGGGGTGCCCTCGGCTCTGTGCCAGTCCCCAG GCTATGGCTTCCTGCCCCCTGCCCAGGCGGAGATGCTTGCCCGGCAGCAGGAGCTCCTGCGGAAGCAGAACCTGGCCAG GCTGGAGATGTCCGCAGAGCTGCTGCGTCAGAAGGAGCTGGAGAGCGCGCACCGGCCTCAGCTGCTGGCGCCGGAAGCCCCACTGCGCCCACCGGATGGCGTGGAGGAGCTGCACCGCCGTGGGGCCATGCTGGTGCTGAGACACAGCTCCACGCCACTGCTGGCCCTGCCCCCGCAGGGTCACCCTGGGCCAGGCCCCCCCACTCCGCCCAGGGAGCCCACCCGCCGAGTCCCACGGAAGGGGGGGGGCCGTCTGGCCTCCACCCGGCCAAGCGAGCATGAGGAGACCACAGGAGCAGAACATGAGCCCCCCAAGGACTCGGACGGAGAGGACGTTGAGATGCTGGCTGTTGGGGGTCAGGGCCCCACCCCGGGCCAGGCCACAGCTGGAGAGCCCAGCTCAGAGGGGAAAGGGCTTCTCCCAGGATCTGTGCTGCCCCCTCCACTGCCCCTGGGCCTACCCTACGCCGTCAGCCCCTACTTCCACACAG GTGCCATGGGGGGACTCTTCACTGATGGGGAGGAGGCCACAGCCCCTGAGGATGTCAGCAAATGGACAGTGGACGATGTCTGCAGCTTTGTGGGGGGCCTGTCTGGCTGTGGAGAATATGCACCG GTCTTCAGAGAACAGGGCATAGACGGGGAGACCCTGCCTCTGCTGACTGAGGAGCACCTCCTGACCACCATGGGGTTGAAGCTAGGACCGGCTCTCAAGATCCGGGCCCAG GTGGCCAAGCGCCTGGGCCGGGTCTTCTACACGGCCAGTTTCCCTGTGGCTTTGCCGCTTCAGCCACCGACCCCGCGGGCCCCAGAGCCAGAGCTTCTCTCCGGGGAGCAGCCTCTGTCGCCGGCAATGGCCCCCTCTCCCTATGCTGGCCGAGCCTCTCCCAAGCAAGAGAACGGTACCATGGCTCTGCTCCCGGGGCCGGCAGATGCCCCCCAGCCTCTGTGCTGA